In Nitrospira sp., the following are encoded in one genomic region:
- a CDS encoding HlyU family transcriptional regulator produces MTQAVTYKGFTIQPAPRQLVDTGQWELNVFISWAVDDEEDSRHFVKTGRYATEAEATAQCLVYGQLIIDGKIPGSSVG; encoded by the coding sequence ATGACCCAGGCGGTGACTTATAAGGGGTTCACCATTCAACCTGCGCCTCGGCAGCTCGTCGATACCGGCCAATGGGAATTGAATGTCTTCATTTCATGGGCGGTTGACGACGAGGAGGACAGTCGGCATTTCGTGAAGACTGGTCGGTATGCGACGGAGGCCGAAGCCACGGCCCAATGCCTTGTCTATGGCCAACTAATCATTGATGGCAAGATTCCCGGCTCCTCGGTGGGATAA
- a CDS encoding class I SAM-dependent methyltransferase gives MALTQHETYSAGYDPLVLRGLAMRSATREASFFVPYLTPAMHVLDCGCGPGGITVTLAALVPQGRVVGVDIEARQLDMGRREAQQRGIGNIEFQHASLYALPFEDETFDAVLAHAVLYHLAEPMKALRELWRVLKPGGVIGLRDADFDGDVYYPFHEDVERLWKLTMRVIEYNGGDVRFGRKQRRLLREVGFQNIVASASSDVFGTPKMTAGFSRYFGGVFLEQHRKLILEEQWATESELTAMQNALLTWGGDPDAFHARCRCEAVGWK, from the coding sequence ATGGCCTTGACGCAACACGAAACCTATTCAGCGGGCTACGATCCGTTGGTGTTGCGAGGACTGGCCATGCGAAGCGCGACTCGCGAGGCCTCGTTTTTTGTGCCGTATCTCACTCCCGCCATGCATGTGTTGGATTGTGGATGTGGGCCGGGCGGAATCACGGTCACACTTGCGGCATTGGTCCCGCAGGGACGAGTTGTTGGAGTTGATATTGAAGCCCGCCAGCTCGACATGGGCCGCCGAGAGGCGCAACAGCGTGGGATCGGGAACATCGAGTTCCAGCATGCCAGTCTGTATGCACTTCCGTTCGAGGACGAAACCTTCGACGCGGTCCTGGCTCACGCCGTTCTGTATCATCTCGCCGAGCCGATGAAGGCCTTGCGGGAACTGTGGCGCGTTCTCAAGCCGGGAGGGGTCATCGGCCTACGCGATGCGGATTTCGACGGCGATGTGTATTATCCATTCCATGAGGATGTCGAGCGATTGTGGAAGTTGACGATGCGGGTGATCGAATACAACGGCGGCGATGTACGGTTCGGCCGAAAACAGCGCAGGCTATTGCGCGAAGTCGGATTTCAGAACATAGTCGCCTCGGCGTCGTCCGATGTCTTTGGCACACCGAAGATGACCGCAGGCTTCAGTCGTTACTTCGGCGGTGTTTTTCTCGAACAGCATCGTAAGCTGATTCTGGAGGAACAGTGGGCGACCGAGTCGGAGCTCACTGCCATGCAGAACGCTCTGCTGACGTGGGGTGGAGATCCCGATGCTTTCCATGCCCGCTGCCGCTGTGAGGCGGTGGGGTGGAAGTGA
- the msrB gene encoding peptide-methionine (R)-S-oxide reductase MsrB, with translation MPPTIQIDSIVKVTKTDDEWKKQLPAAAYRVLRHEDTERAFVNPLHENHQAGVYYCAGCDLPLFSSEHKFDSRTGWPSFWQPIDPRVIETRTDFKLFMPRTEVHCARCEGHQGHVFKDGPRPTGLRYCINGVALRFVAG, from the coding sequence ATGCCGCCTACTATTCAGATCGATTCCATCGTTAAGGTCACGAAAACGGATGACGAATGGAAAAAACAGCTCCCGGCTGCCGCCTATCGTGTCTTGCGGCACGAAGATACGGAGAGAGCGTTCGTCAACCCACTGCATGAGAATCATCAAGCAGGGGTCTATTATTGCGCCGGTTGCGACCTGCCGCTCTTTTCATCCGAGCACAAGTTCGACAGCCGTACCGGTTGGCCAAGCTTCTGGCAACCGATCGATCCACGCGTGATCGAGACCCGAACCGATTTCAAACTCTTCATGCCCAGAACAGAAGTCCATTGTGCGCGATGTGAGGGCCACCAAGGCCACGTGTTTAAGGATGGGCCGAGGCCCACCGGTCTCCGTTACTGCATCAATGGCGTGGCCTTGAGATTTGTGGCCGGCTGA
- a CDS encoding caspase family protein, whose product MLEGTRRAVIVGINKYKNPGIPELMGAENDARELYERLGNRDIGNFQIAEDHYLPGDEATAQRIRKAISDVFWNTDDPCDLALFYFSGHGLVYGGDEGYIAPYDFSKTDPFVCGVSIPEFKRVVSRSTASSVIIILDCCYSGVATKGEKAIADYRTAYESTLETLSGEGRIIFASSSPDQTSREIIQRHINEEEPHAHGAFSYHLIQGLDGSASDEAGVINLRMLETHLETQFKYNQKQTPRFFRESSNLGAIQIAVATEKYNRNMRDKIENALDNLARKDFAGLFRAVKDVDSLLNVNGKHKEGLALRTNCQTSLDAYKSQMQKWLSDNILDLNGQLRFVYNELDSLVDRLDFAVTAKLEGRDGTLITLLSRAVTSEITKEQFVTKCRPYDNTESRQQTISRSAAAG is encoded by the coding sequence ATGCTTGAAGGCACGCGTCGCGCCGTTATTGTTGGAATCAATAAGTACAAGAACCCGGGCATCCCGGAGTTGATGGGTGCGGAGAATGATGCTCGGGAACTGTATGAGCGTCTTGGCAATCGCGACATCGGCAACTTCCAGATTGCAGAGGATCACTATTTGCCCGGTGATGAAGCGACGGCCCAGCGCATCCGCAAAGCCATCAGCGACGTTTTCTGGAATACCGATGATCCTTGCGATCTTGCGCTTTTCTATTTTTCTGGGCATGGCCTGGTTTACGGCGGTGACGAAGGCTACATCGCCCCCTACGATTTTTCCAAAACAGACCCTTTCGTTTGTGGTGTGAGCATTCCGGAATTCAAGCGTGTGGTATCCAGGTCTACTGCCAGTTCGGTGATTATTATTCTGGATTGTTGCTATAGCGGTGTGGCAACAAAAGGCGAAAAGGCCATCGCGGACTACAGAACCGCGTATGAATCCACCTTGGAAACCCTGTCCGGGGAGGGCCGAATCATTTTTGCCTCAAGCAGCCCTGACCAAACATCTAGGGAAATCATCCAGCGACACATCAATGAAGAGGAGCCTCATGCTCACGGGGCATTTTCATACCACCTGATACAGGGACTTGACGGCAGTGCGTCCGACGAGGCAGGTGTCATCAACCTGCGGATGCTGGAGACCCATCTCGAAACACAGTTCAAGTACAATCAAAAGCAAACCCCCAGGTTCTTCAGGGAAAGCAGCAATCTCGGAGCAATACAGATTGCCGTCGCAACCGAGAAATACAACCGAAACATGCGCGACAAGATCGAGAACGCGCTGGATAACCTCGCGCGAAAGGACTTTGCGGGATTGTTTCGAGCTGTGAAGGATGTCGACAGCTTGTTAAACGTGAATGGGAAGCACAAGGAGGGTCTCGCCCTTAGGACGAACTGCCAAACGAGCCTGGATGCTTATAAAAGTCAGATGCAAAAATGGCTCTCAGATAATATTCTCGATCTTAATGGTCAGCTCCGATTCGTGTACAACGAGCTTGATAGCCTCGTAGACAGGCTTGACTTCGCTGTGACGGCTAAACTGGAAGGCCGGGATGGGACCTTGATTACATTGCTCAGCCGAGCTGTAACTTCGGAAATAACCAAAGAACAGTTCGTGACCAAGTGCAGGCCCTACGACAACACCGAGAGCCGGCAGCAGACCATCAGCCGTTCAGCGGCCGCAGGCTAA
- a CDS encoding NAD(P)-dependent oxidoreductase gives MADTQARIGFVGVGRMGANMARRLKEGGYLIAAVQDRHTDVSESLSQELSSEAARSPARVAEISDIVITVVSDDDAMREIYAEQDPTGLMAHATNRLFINCATLTPALHIDLEQAVERRGGATLEACMASSITQAREGTLHLMCGGKQDVFYRALPLLETLGAKVRYVGPAGEAAKVKALVNMVMNSNTAALAEGLGLGAALGIDLTLLREVFSQTGAASRVLETDGEDMQLRTHDCYFSAAHAAKDSAIALDLAKLVGLSLPLAQATLNQYRRLIELGKGDLDKSAVAELTFLDRNPSRLLT, from the coding sequence ATGGCAGACACACAAGCTCGCATCGGCTTCGTCGGAGTCGGTCGAATGGGCGCCAATATGGCCCGCCGATTGAAAGAAGGAGGATACCTCATCGCGGCTGTTCAGGACCGCCATACCGACGTGTCGGAATCCTTGTCACAAGAGCTGAGTTCGGAAGCGGCCAGATCACCGGCACGTGTTGCTGAGATATCGGATATCGTCATTACCGTCGTATCGGATGACGATGCGATGCGTGAGATTTACGCAGAGCAGGACCCGACCGGGCTAATGGCTCATGCGACAAACCGGCTATTCATCAACTGTGCGACTCTCACCCCGGCTCTCCACATCGACCTTGAACAGGCGGTCGAACGGCGTGGTGGTGCGACTCTTGAAGCATGCATGGCGAGCAGCATAACCCAAGCGCGCGAGGGCACCCTGCATCTGATGTGCGGAGGCAAGCAGGACGTGTTCTATCGGGCTCTCCCCCTGCTGGAGACCCTCGGCGCGAAGGTCCGATATGTCGGCCCGGCCGGAGAGGCGGCAAAAGTCAAGGCGCTCGTCAACATGGTGATGAACAGCAACACCGCCGCGTTGGCCGAAGGGTTAGGACTGGGGGCAGCGCTGGGGATCGACCTGACTCTTCTGCGTGAGGTATTCAGCCAGACCGGAGCGGCTTCGAGGGTATTGGAAACAGACGGAGAGGATATGCAGCTACGTACCCACGACTGTTACTTTTCGGCAGCCCATGCCGCGAAAGACTCGGCCATCGCGCTCGACTTGGCCAAACTGGTCGGCCTCTCCCTACCACTCGCACAGGCAACGTTGAATCAATATCGCCGATTGATTGAATTGGGTAAAGGTGACCTGGATAAATCAGCCGTTGCTGAATTGACGTTCCTTGACAGAAATCCTTCTCGGCTCCTGACGTAA
- a CDS encoding caspase family protein, whose translation MTNGISLHIGLNSVSAAAYGGWSGKLNACEADANDMEALAKNRGFGTTKLLTRAGTRDNVLPVIKSAASKLVSGDIFFLTYSGHGGQLPDLNGDEDDNQDETWCLYDGELVDDELNSALCAFKSGVRVLVLSDSCHSGTATRAIERKADNTTFDAAAQVLRNADGVAIRMMPAAYLLGAYYAQKKAYDKVLMRPAPSAPRASVLLISGCQDNQTSLDGNFNGLFTGTLKSVWGDGTFEGSYRALHKAIVTKMPESQRPAFFQSGASNPKFIAQTPFTV comes from the coding sequence ATGACTAACGGAATCTCACTTCATATCGGATTGAACTCGGTTTCTGCAGCCGCCTATGGCGGCTGGAGTGGGAAACTAAACGCCTGTGAGGCGGATGCAAACGACATGGAAGCACTCGCAAAGAACCGAGGCTTCGGAACCACTAAGCTACTAACGAGAGCCGGAACGCGAGACAACGTGCTGCCCGTCATCAAATCTGCTGCAAGCAAACTCGTGTCTGGAGATATCTTTTTCCTCACGTACTCTGGCCACGGCGGCCAACTCCCCGACCTGAATGGCGACGAAGATGACAATCAAGATGAGACCTGGTGCCTTTACGACGGCGAGTTAGTCGATGACGAACTGAATTCGGCCCTATGCGCTTTCAAGTCCGGCGTTCGCGTCCTAGTACTATCCGACAGTTGCCATAGCGGCACTGCAACGAGAGCTATTGAGAGGAAGGCCGACAATACCACGTTTGACGCGGCTGCGCAGGTGCTGCGTAATGCTGACGGTGTCGCCATTCGTATGATGCCGGCGGCGTACCTGCTGGGGGCTTATTACGCACAGAAGAAGGCTTACGACAAGGTCCTAATGAGACCGGCACCTTCAGCACCAAGAGCCTCGGTGCTGCTGATCTCAGGCTGTCAGGACAATCAGACGTCTCTAGATGGCAACTTCAACGGCCTCTTCACTGGAACCCTCAAGAGCGTTTGGGGAGACGGAACATTCGAGGGTTCCTACAGGGCATTGCACAAGGCGATCGTCACGAAGATGCCCGAGAGCCAAAGACCGGCTTTCTTCCAGAGCGGCGCGTCGAACCCGAAGTTCATCGCGCAGACGCCGTTCACGGTCTGA
- the istA gene encoding IS21 family transposase: MVDQERWAEIRRLRHEERGSISGIARRLDLDRKTVRRSLQQTTWQPYRRAAMTETLLTAHADFVRTRASQVNYSARILYQELRASHEYIGSYETVKRGVAPLREGQLQAERALLRFETPPGQQSQIDWGQATVPFRAGPTVVHVFVLTLGFSRRGFYYACADERLAQFLEAHERAFAHFGGHTREHLYDRPRTVCYADETGRRLWNPTFKAFADYWGFEPRVCRPYRAQTKGKVESGVKYLKRNFLPGRTFVDLVDFQTQLDEWTATIADRRIHGTTHEEPLVRFARERNHLVPLADQRAFQQEARVSRIVAEDYLVSLATNRYSVPFRLIGQRVEVQRRGDTVHIFHRDQEIATHPVLPGQHQFRIQPEHGPGASARLARHRRSTVSDRSPRPDALPEVEVRDLAWYEAVCERTASQEGRP, translated from the coding sequence ATGGTGGATCAAGAGCGGTGGGCGGAGATTCGACGGTTGCGTCATGAAGAGCGGGGATCCATTTCAGGGATTGCGCGGCGGTTGGACCTGGATCGGAAGACCGTGCGGCGCAGTCTGCAGCAGACGACGTGGCAACCCTATCGCCGAGCGGCGATGACGGAGACGCTGCTGACCGCCCATGCCGACTTTGTGCGGACCCGTGCGTCGCAGGTTAATTATTCGGCGCGGATTCTCTATCAGGAACTGCGAGCGAGCCACGAGTACATCGGCAGTTATGAGACGGTGAAGCGAGGGGTGGCGCCGCTGCGTGAGGGTCAGCTGCAGGCGGAGCGGGCCCTCCTCCGCTTTGAGACACCGCCGGGCCAGCAGAGTCAGATTGATTGGGGCCAAGCCACCGTGCCCTTCCGCGCCGGCCCGACGGTGGTGCACGTGTTCGTGTTGACGTTGGGGTTCAGCCGACGTGGGTTCTATTACGCCTGTGCCGATGAGCGGCTGGCGCAGTTTCTCGAGGCCCATGAACGGGCTTTTGCGCATTTCGGTGGCCACACGCGAGAGCATCTGTATGACCGACCGCGAACCGTCTGTTATGCGGATGAGACGGGGCGGCGGCTCTGGAATCCCACCTTCAAAGCCTTCGCCGACTATTGGGGCTTTGAGCCGCGCGTGTGTCGGCCCTATCGGGCCCAGACCAAGGGTAAGGTCGAATCCGGCGTGAAATATCTGAAACGGAACTTTCTGCCGGGACGAACGTTTGTCGATCTGGTGGACTTTCAAACCCAACTTGACGAATGGACCGCGACAATTGCCGACCGCCGCATCCATGGCACGACGCATGAGGAGCCACTCGTCCGGTTTGCGCGAGAACGCAACCACCTGGTCCCGCTGGCGGACCAGCGCGCCTTCCAGCAGGAGGCGCGCGTCTCACGGATCGTGGCCGAGGACTATTTGGTCAGCCTGGCGACGAACCGCTACTCCGTGCCCTTCCGGCTCATTGGTCAGCGGGTTGAAGTGCAACGACGGGGGGACACGGTCCACATCTTTCACCGTGACCAAGAGATCGCGACGCACCCGGTGCTCCCGGGCCAGCACCAATTCCGAATCCAGCCCGAGCACGGCCCTGGAGCCAGTGCGCGTCTCGCCCGCCACCGTCGGTCCACGGTGAGCGATCGGTCCCCTCGCCCCGATGCCTTGCCGGAGGTCGAAGTGCGGGATCTGGCCTGGTACGAGGCGGTGTGTGAGCGCACGGCGTCGCAGGAGGGGCGGCCATGA
- a CDS encoding DUF1679 domain-containing protein — MQEDDLSIPSTPESITTAWLTTMLRRAGVLDRAAVVGITVTPVAGGNGFVGQTARLQVAYDAPESSAPATVFVKLSSADPAVRQQLRRVGIYEIEAGFYRDVALQPAFPIRVPRPYLSRYDEGTSASVLLLEDLNSVEFGDNLTGCSATDAQIAVRQLGLLHAHYWGAPLLNSLSWLRALTDEAQARAAIYQAMLPRFEQRCAGFLTPGLREAARRFALVFPEYSQQCSTGPQTLTHGDFRADNLAFAHTGEGRGVTVFDWQVVRRSRGPRDLAYFLSGSLSVEQRRTLEESLLGLYHETLKANGVEGYSTRDLRRDVQVGLGAPLTTWVIAAGMLDFSSERGTDLLKRVCERLGASLEDHQFMSYLDELA, encoded by the coding sequence ATGCAGGAAGATGATCTCTCAATTCCTTCGACGCCGGAGTCTATCACCACGGCTTGGCTCACGACGATGCTGCGGCGTGCCGGCGTGCTCGACCGGGCCGCAGTGGTGGGGATCACTGTGACGCCGGTTGCCGGAGGCAATGGGTTTGTCGGGCAAACAGCCCGCCTTCAGGTCGCGTATGATGCGCCAGAAAGCAGCGCTCCCGCCACCGTCTTTGTCAAATTGTCCTCAGCGGATCCCGCTGTCAGGCAGCAACTGCGCAGAGTGGGAATCTACGAGATCGAGGCAGGTTTTTATCGAGACGTGGCTCTGCAGCCGGCCTTCCCTATACGCGTGCCCCGTCCGTACCTGAGTCGGTATGACGAAGGCACGAGTGCAAGTGTGCTGTTGCTGGAAGATCTCAATTCGGTGGAGTTCGGCGACAATCTCACTGGTTGTTCCGCAACGGACGCTCAGATTGCTGTGAGGCAGCTCGGTCTCTTGCATGCTCACTATTGGGGCGCCCCTCTCCTTAACTCCCTCTCATGGTTGCGTGCCCTGACCGATGAGGCTCAGGCAAGAGCGGCTATTTACCAGGCGATGTTGCCCCGCTTCGAACAACGGTGCGCTGGATTTCTGACGCCAGGTTTACGTGAAGCCGCACGAAGATTCGCGTTGGTTTTTCCGGAATATTCTCAACAGTGCTCAACTGGTCCTCAGACACTCACGCACGGCGACTTCCGAGCCGACAATTTGGCATTTGCCCACACAGGCGAGGGACGAGGCGTGACCGTATTTGATTGGCAGGTGGTACGGCGCTCTCGCGGCCCGCGCGACCTTGCCTATTTTCTATCAGGTTCACTGTCGGTGGAGCAGCGTCGGACTCTGGAGGAGTCGCTGCTGGGGTTGTATCATGAGACACTGAAAGCGAACGGCGTGGAAGGGTATTCGACTAGAGACCTCCGCCGTGACGTTCAGGTCGGGCTCGGCGCTCCGTTGACGACATGGGTGATTGCCGCTGGCATGCTCGACTTCTCTAGTGAACGAGGGACCGACTTGTTGAAGCGAGTGTGCGAGCGGCTTGGCGCATCGCTGGAGGATCATCAGTTTATGAGCTATCTCGACGAACTTGCCTGA
- the serS gene encoding serine--tRNA ligase, with translation MYDLKYLRENLDHIRTSLGRRGNDVPWADLQTLSEERRAVTTKVEQLRYELNKGSEEVARLRRAKEPAEEAMAAMKRLGDRIKDSEGTLRTVEEALSDLALRIPNLPHASVPVGADASENVEVRRWGTIPSFSSPPKPHWEIGENLGILDFDRAAKIAGARFSVLTGAGARLERALINYMLDLHTTQHGYREVIPPFMVNRSSMTGTGQLPKFEEDLFRMKDEDYFLIPTAEVPVTNLHREEILGGDHLPLRYTAYTPCFRREAGSYGKDTRGLIRLHQFNKVELVSFTTPDRSYEELERLTGHAESILQGLNLPYRVITLCTGDMGFSAAKTYDLEVWLPSQQQYREISSCSNFESFQARRASIKYRPTGGKKEAKTDFVHTLNGSGLAVGRTLVAILENFQQPDGSVEIPSVLRPYMGGMERIEKG, from the coding sequence TTGTACGATCTGAAATATCTGCGCGAAAACCTCGACCATATCCGCACCTCTCTCGGACGACGCGGGAACGATGTTCCGTGGGCTGATCTCCAAACATTGAGCGAAGAACGGCGAGCGGTTACGACGAAGGTCGAGCAATTGAGGTACGAGCTCAATAAGGGCTCGGAAGAGGTTGCTCGCCTGCGTCGAGCCAAAGAACCGGCTGAAGAAGCCATGGCGGCGATGAAGCGACTGGGTGATCGCATCAAGGACAGCGAGGGAACACTCCGAACAGTCGAGGAGGCGCTGAGTGACCTTGCGCTTCGCATCCCCAATCTCCCACATGCCTCGGTCCCGGTAGGGGCTGATGCATCAGAAAACGTCGAGGTCCGTCGATGGGGTACCATACCGTCTTTTTCAAGCCCTCCCAAACCTCATTGGGAAATCGGAGAGAACCTCGGAATCTTGGATTTCGATCGAGCCGCGAAGATTGCAGGAGCCAGGTTTTCCGTCCTGACCGGGGCAGGTGCTAGGCTGGAACGAGCGCTGATCAACTACATGCTTGATCTACACACAACCCAACATGGATATCGAGAGGTGATTCCTCCTTTCATGGTGAATCGTTCATCGATGACGGGAACCGGTCAGCTTCCCAAGTTCGAAGAAGATCTCTTTCGTATGAAGGACGAAGACTATTTCTTGATCCCGACCGCAGAAGTGCCGGTGACGAACCTGCATCGTGAGGAGATCCTAGGTGGAGACCACTTACCGCTCCGCTACACAGCCTATACTCCTTGCTTCAGACGAGAGGCAGGGTCATATGGAAAGGACACGAGAGGACTCATTCGGCTTCACCAATTCAACAAAGTAGAGCTTGTGTCATTTACGACACCGGATCGTTCGTACGAAGAGCTGGAGCGGCTGACGGGCCATGCCGAATCGATCTTGCAGGGATTGAACCTTCCCTATCGCGTTATCACACTCTGTACCGGTGATATGGGATTTTCTGCGGCGAAGACCTATGACCTTGAGGTGTGGCTGCCGTCTCAGCAACAATACCGGGAGATTTCGTCCTGTAGTAATTTCGAATCTTTTCAAGCCAGGCGAGCGAGCATCAAGTATCGCCCAACCGGGGGAAAGAAAGAGGCAAAGACGGACTTTGTGCACACGCTCAATGGTTCCGGACTGGCCGTCGGGCGAACCTTGGTGGCCATCTTGGAAAATTTCCAGCAGCCTGACGGCTCGGTTGAGATACCTTCGGTGCTGAGGCCGTATATGGGAGGAATGGAACGGATAGAAAAGGGATAG
- a CDS encoding tetratricopeptide repeat protein produces the protein MAFNEKADQLVQQGNVHFEKKEWTEAQRYYDEAIIIDPDNFDAWYNKGLVFSRLENYEEALKNYGRAAEMRPAEPDVWLARGDAFIKLSKPNEALKSYEKALEIDSHAPNALHGKAIALHNLGQYDKAITFYDKLLTTEPGNKYAWRNKGLIFSNLKKYEESLEFYDKSIAIDPEYAPVWDDKAAALYALERSDDAIRCSDVAIRIDPKRSSSWIRKGDTLFQKKDYPGALECYEVVANIDQSNVWAWSSKGNELLSLDLDQALVYFNRAIAKNPAWAWAWEGKGSALRKLNRHQEAITAYDKAIELDTNYAEAWLHKGDLLFEFKKYDAAIEQYRKLTEIDANYGWIWIAKGNALFGLTQYQEAIKLYDEALKHDGKNVEAWGNRGACYENLDKVDEARNSYGKAIALKPDYSWALLSQGNLFFNKEKKYDKAIEFYDRALEASNNEEVWAASNKAVALAKLGKEKESQEQHRRTIRLAEAVIAKNSDDVEAWAVKGISLMRLRELDAAEFSFKEAVRINPEHINALTYFSEFYSDYKLDFAEGLKRLQKLNKIENSVSAKTNLVEILLKTGHFDQARTHAFQALEHAQISQPYACVLRFFVAASFLLDPSHSDNTQLDNFLNYYRDVNPKIGPEDWTFRGLIYAIQNSEVAPHAKFLLLTMIDFIQGRIDSQTLSFFREPQTTIGVTHHQSVESLDA, from the coding sequence ATGGCGTTTAACGAGAAAGCTGACCAGTTAGTGCAGCAAGGCAATGTTCATTTCGAGAAGAAGGAATGGACTGAAGCTCAGCGCTACTACGACGAAGCCATTATTATTGACCCCGATAACTTTGATGCCTGGTACAACAAGGGGCTTGTGTTTTCGCGCCTTGAAAACTATGAAGAAGCGCTCAAGAACTATGGCCGTGCTGCGGAAATGCGCCCGGCTGAACCCGATGTCTGGTTGGCCAGAGGCGATGCGTTCATCAAGTTGAGCAAACCGAATGAAGCGCTCAAGTCCTACGAGAAAGCTCTCGAAATCGATTCGCATGCACCAAACGCGTTGCACGGGAAAGCGATAGCGCTGCATAACCTGGGACAGTACGACAAAGCGATAACCTTTTACGATAAGCTGCTCACCACTGAGCCTGGCAACAAGTATGCGTGGCGGAACAAAGGACTTATCTTCTCGAATCTCAAGAAATATGAAGAATCGCTTGAGTTCTACGACAAGTCCATCGCTATTGATCCTGAGTATGCGCCAGTATGGGATGACAAAGCAGCTGCCCTGTATGCCCTCGAACGATCTGATGATGCGATCCGATGCAGTGATGTGGCCATTCGCATCGACCCCAAACGATCATCGTCCTGGATCAGAAAGGGTGACACGCTTTTTCAAAAGAAGGATTATCCCGGCGCATTGGAGTGTTATGAAGTCGTTGCCAATATCGATCAGAGTAATGTGTGGGCCTGGAGCAGTAAGGGCAATGAGTTACTGTCATTAGACCTAGATCAGGCACTGGTTTACTTTAATCGCGCGATTGCGAAAAACCCTGCATGGGCTTGGGCCTGGGAGGGTAAAGGATCGGCCTTGAGGAAATTGAACCGCCACCAGGAGGCGATCACAGCCTACGACAAAGCTATCGAACTGGACACAAACTATGCCGAGGCATGGCTGCATAAGGGCGATCTACTCTTCGAGTTCAAAAAATATGATGCGGCCATCGAACAATATCGAAAACTTACGGAGATTGATGCCAATTACGGTTGGATATGGATTGCCAAAGGCAATGCCCTGTTCGGGCTGACCCAGTACCAAGAGGCCATTAAATTGTATGACGAGGCGCTCAAGCATGATGGCAAGAATGTTGAGGCTTGGGGGAATCGTGGAGCTTGTTACGAGAACCTAGACAAGGTTGACGAGGCCAGAAACAGTTATGGCAAAGCCATCGCCTTGAAACCGGATTATTCCTGGGCCCTTTTGAGTCAGGGGAACCTTTTTTTCAACAAGGAGAAGAAATACGACAAGGCGATCGAGTTTTACGATAGGGCGCTTGAGGCGTCCAATAATGAAGAGGTCTGGGCCGCATCTAACAAGGCCGTTGCGCTTGCTAAGTTGGGTAAAGAGAAAGAGTCGCAGGAGCAACATCGCAGGACTATTCGGCTTGCCGAAGCCGTAATCGCAAAGAATTCGGATGACGTAGAAGCCTGGGCCGTCAAAGGTATCAGCTTAATGAGACTGAGGGAATTGGACGCTGCCGAATTCAGTTTCAAAGAGGCTGTGCGGATCAACCCTGAACACATCAATGCCCTAACTTACTTTTCGGAGTTCTACTCTGACTACAAGTTGGATTTTGCCGAAGGACTGAAGCGGTTGCAGAAGTTGAACAAGATCGAGAATAGCGTGAGCGCAAAAACCAATCTGGTTGAAATTCTGCTCAAGACGGGCCACTTTGACCAGGCAAGGACGCACGCCTTTCAAGCCTTGGAACATGCACAGATCTCGCAGCCTTATGCTTGTGTGCTGCGTTTTTTCGTTGCTGCATCATTTCTACTCGATCCGAGTCATTCAGATAATACGCAGCTCGATAATTTTTTGAACTACTATAGGGATGTGAATCCAAAAATCGGACCAGAAGACTGGACTTTCAGGGGGTTGATTTACGCTATTCAGAACTCGGAAGTGGCTCCGCATGCCAAATTCTTGCTGCTGACCATGATCGATTTCATACAGGGCCGGATCGACAGTCAAACACTTTCCTTTTTCCGAGAACCGCAAACAACCATTGGGGTCACACACCATCAGAGCGTCGAGTCTCTAGATGCGTGA